From the genome of Cyanobacteria bacterium GSL.Bin1, one region includes:
- a CDS encoding tetratricopeptide repeat protein, translating to MTANSSTLLLAIQHHRAQRWREAEQSYRQVLKEQPQQLEALYGLGLLGQQTGQFQAAEEFLSKAVAVQPKFLKGWFALGNLHQARGQLPEAETAYRQAIVLKPDLAPLYNNLGYTLQQQGQFDEAIACYQKALEIQPNCTEADVNWGNALYAQGKLSPEKQRHYAQFNYKLGLMREKAGDGQTAEVYYQQAIAMQPDLANTHEQSKNTLTEPTSLLSFDIFDTLITRFCIDPDEIFFQVERLTRFENFAYYRKKAEDYLLRNTENYDLEDIYLKLAAELNLNRCDLEHLKDAEVEAEIQNVIGIKENLEQVKDGDLLISDMYLPENVLRQMLHKAGLEKQVNLYVTAKGKHNGTAWREITDAMKIGRHLGDNLHSDVQMAQRYGIKANLYQAAQPSPVEKALHEIGAKNLAKVIRKIRLVNHFKDPLQQNFYQCFVQGNLVILVAFSVFLLRIAQQNKLEQYLFSSRDCYHLHKIFRQIVSNSDFFVDCTYFFTSRLARVKCSEDYLSYLLDLVTKKRNSAIVDLGGTGFSLSYLFQKISQDFSLPIVFFHHTDISRVQAIYQDNKLNDTIFSLIPRGPQNLNIDALETLNYIKQPMIKDVIQQGENEYVPVFCSNSIPFKISKLIDCTEEIIDHFSNHLNPEVVDEILHQVDWENFTRLSLVIYQQLSLNKDLLSSFMYFHDKENKRVEAELSAMLTQER from the coding sequence TTCAACATCATCGCGCCCAGCGCTGGCGTGAGGCTGAGCAAAGTTACCGCCAGGTCTTAAAAGAGCAACCTCAACAGCTAGAGGCTTTATACGGCTTAGGGCTATTGGGTCAACAGACCGGTCAGTTCCAGGCAGCAGAAGAATTTCTTAGCAAAGCCGTAGCAGTCCAACCTAAATTTCTTAAGGGGTGGTTTGCTTTAGGCAATCTGCATCAAGCGCGAGGCCAATTGCCAGAAGCCGAGACAGCTTACCGACAAGCGATTGTCCTCAAACCGGATTTAGCGCCGCTTTATAATAATTTGGGCTATACGCTACAACAACAAGGCCAGTTTGACGAGGCGATCGCGTGCTATCAGAAAGCACTAGAAATTCAGCCCAACTGCACTGAAGCTGATGTTAATTGGGGGAATGCCCTCTATGCCCAAGGAAAACTCTCTCCAGAAAAGCAACGCCACTACGCCCAATTTAATTACAAGTTGGGTTTAATGCGGGAGAAAGCCGGAGATGGGCAGACAGCTGAAGTTTACTATCAGCAGGCGATTGCCATGCAACCAGACTTGGCAAACACTCATGAGCAGTCAAAAAATACTCTCACTGAACCAACAAGTCTTTTATCTTTTGATATTTTTGATACGCTAATCACCCGTTTTTGTATCGATCCTGACGAAATTTTTTTTCAAGTTGAACGCTTAACTCGTTTTGAAAATTTTGCCTATTACCGAAAGAAAGCAGAGGATTATCTTCTAAGAAACACCGAAAATTATGATTTAGAGGACATATACCTGAAATTGGCGGCAGAGCTAAATCTGAATAGATGCGATCTTGAACATCTAAAAGATGCAGAAGTTGAAGCAGAAATTCAAAATGTCATTGGGATTAAAGAAAATTTGGAGCAAGTTAAAGATGGGGATTTGCTGATATCTGACATGTATCTGCCAGAAAATGTACTTCGGCAAATGCTGCATAAAGCCGGTTTAGAAAAGCAAGTTAACCTCTATGTAACTGCCAAAGGAAAGCATAACGGTACAGCCTGGCGCGAAATTACTGATGCTATGAAGATTGGCCGACACCTTGGCGATAATCTTCATTCAGACGTGCAGATGGCTCAAAGATATGGAATTAAAGCCAATTTGTATCAGGCTGCTCAACCCTCGCCGGTTGAAAAGGCGCTGCATGAAATTGGTGCCAAGAATCTAGCAAAAGTCATCAGGAAAATTCGTTTAGTTAATCACTTCAAAGACCCTTTGCAGCAGAATTTTTATCAGTGTTTCGTTCAAGGCAATCTGGTTATTTTAGTTGCATTCTCTGTCTTTTTATTACGAATCGCCCAACAAAATAAACTTGAACAATATTTATTCTCAAGTCGAGATTGTTACCATTTACATAAGATTTTTCGTCAAATTGTTAGCAATTCTGATTTTTTTGTCGATTGTACGTATTTCTTTACTAGCCGTTTAGCCCGCGTAAAATGTAGCGAAGATTACCTCAGTTATCTATTAGATCTTGTAACGAAAAAAAGAAATTCTGCAATTGTGGATTTGGGAGGTACGGGATTTTCTTTATCTTATCTATTCCAAAAAATTAGTCAAGATTTTTCTTTACCCATTGTCTTTTTTCATCACACGGATATCAGCCGAGTTCAAGCAATCTATCAAGATAATAAACTAAATGACACCATATTTTCCCTGATTCCTCGTGGACCTCAAAATCTAAATATTGATGCTCTCGAAACTTTAAATTATATTAAGCAGCCCATGATTAAAGATGTTATCCAACAGGGCGAGAATGAATATGTACCTGTTTTTTGCTCAAATTCGATCCCATTCAAAATTTCTAAACTCATTGATTGTACGGAAGAAATTATTGATCATTTCTCCAATCATCTTAACCCGGAAGTTGTTGACGAAATCCTTCATCAGGTGGACTGGGAAAACTTTACACGTTTATCTCTTGTAATTTATCAACAACTTTCCTTAAATAAAGACCTTTTATCATCTTTCATGTATTTTCATGATAAAGAAAATAAAAGGGTTGAGGCTGAATTATCTGCAATGTTGACGCAGGAGCGTTAG